In Ostrea edulis chromosome 10, xbOstEdul1.1, whole genome shotgun sequence, one genomic interval encodes:
- the LOC125665571 gene encoding glucocorticoid-induced transcript 1 protein-like, with translation MSTQPQRVRKNASPSTMRPMKAVQPFTLKSSPTRRSPSSPTPWVPRRSPESNYSPERKSPNSPSFKVERPKAVKVNSSPLKRTGSLEAIYLKGQWPSPEFFATATFKVDACTQTEEADVSRHSSHKHDKKQKKKSKDHRRSRSFGPGDQLAAIRQRLQKSSKTDSHKARQSPVPASHDALSATAPASLQNFTAPASLQNLTVPIRTSKPLGIPAHIPSPKNMSRYQRNSVEGLSMEIEKLVLKNIDDNEDTERIDIPDGHRAPVPEPVHRTSSTRSVDTQTPSGVLDTGTPSISVDDVSSGSGSQSCSPAMPIIPGHMDSSRPSSGADSGNERPEKDIEGCESPDAHFKVVASPRPNKSYSFVREPPDGCEKIRVITEHAEEDKKPVSQPSIKVPLLSCPIKTSQYVFKPSIDSAFCPLRNMYKNQGTQPTQPIITLE, from the exons ATGTCTACACAACCGCAGCGAGTACGCAAGAACGCGTCGCCCTCAACGATGCGGCCTATGAAAGCCGTGCAACCCTTCACATTGAAGAGTAGTCCAACTCGTAGAAGTCCGTCCTCACCAACCCCGTGGGTGCCAAGAAGATCTCCAGAGTCCAACTATTCCCCAGAAAGAAAGTCACCAAATTCTCCGAGTTTTAAAG TTGAACGTCCAAAAGCTGTTAAAGTGAACAGCAGTCCTCTAAAAAGGACTGGGTCACTAGAGGCCATCTATCTCAAGGGCCAGTGGCCGTCACCAGAGTTCTTTGCAACAGCCACTTTCAAGGTCGATGCCTGTACTCAG ACAGAGGAGGCAGATGTCTCTCGACATAGTTCTCACAAGcatgacaaaaaacaaaagaaaaagtcTAAAGATCATCGACGATCCAGGTCATTTGGACCTGGTGACCAGTTGGCA GCCATTAGACAAAGGTTACAGAAATCCAGCAAGACAGACAGCCACAAAGCTCGACAAAGTCCAGTCCCTGCAAGTCACGATGCTCTGTCAGCCACCGCCCCCGCATCCCTCCAGAACTTCACCGCCCCCGCATCCCTCCAGAACCTCACTGTGCCAATCCGGACCTCCAAGCCTCTGGGGATCCCTGCTCATATCCCGTCCCCGAAGAACATGTCTAGATATCAAAGGAATAGTGTGGAGGGTCTCAGTATG gAGATAGAGAAACTGGTGCTTAAGAACATTGATGACAACGAGGACACAGAAAGA ATTGATATTCCTGATGGACATCGAGCTCCAGTACCAGAACCAGTACACAGGACCAGTAGTACTCGCAGCGTGGACACTCAGACACCCTCTGGGGTCTTGGATACGGGAACGCCCTCTATCAGTGTTGACGATGTAAGCTCAGGGAGTGGGTCGCAGTCCTGTAGCCCTGCGATGCCCATCATTCCGGGCCACATGGACTCGTCACGTCCATCCAGTGGGGCCGACTCCGGTAACGAGAGGCCTGAGAAAG ATATAGAGGGATGCGAGTCACCAGATGCCCACTTCAAGGTGGTCGCCAGTCCACGCCCAAACAAATCCTACTCATTTGTCCGGGAGCCTCCAGATGGCTGTGAAAAGATCCGAGTCATCACAGAGCATGCTGAAGAAGACAA GAAGCCAGTGAGTCAGCCGTCCATTAAAGTACCTCTGCTGTCTTGTCCAATCAAGACATCCCAGTATGTGTTTAAACCAAGTATTGACTCGGCTTTTTGTCCACTCagaaatatgtacaaaaatcaGGGGACACAACCCACACAGCCGATCATTACATTAGAGTAG